The genomic segment CAGGCTATGGTAAACAGTTCGCTGATAGTCAAATGCAAGGTTGGGGTTTAACCATGCAAGATGACATAACTGATGCAGCAAAGTGGTTAGTGGATGAGAAAATCGCTGATCCTAAGCGTATGTGTATTGTAGGTGCGAGCTATGGAGGCTATGCCGCAACTATGGCTGCCACCAAAACCCCAGACTTATTTCAATGTGCCATTAGCTTTGCAGGTGTAATGGATTTAAAGCGCTTGGTCAGCAAAAGTCGTCACTTTTTAAACAAGAAGTTTGTGCGAAAACAAATAGGTGAAGATAAAGATGATTTAGAAGCACGTTCACCTTATCACAATGCTGCTAACATCAAGATCCCCATCTTGCTACTGCACGGTGAAGATGATCGCGTGGTAGACGTCTATCAAAGTCGCCAGATGTATAGTGAACTTCAAGATTTAGACAAGCAGGTAAAGTATATAGAGCTCGAAAACGGCGATCATTACCTCTCAATTCAACGCAATCGCCATCGGGTATTTACCGAGATGGATGCATTCTTAAAAATGCATTTAGGTGTCGCTAGGGCCAGTACAGACGCCCCTGAAAAATCTCAGGCCGTTGGCGAATAGGCGCGAGCGCTATTTGCCGTGCTTTTTATGAAAACACTGTGTATGAAAGCACTGTGTATGAAAGCACTGTGTAAGCCAGCGCTCTTTATAGCCGTAACATTTATGACGATACTATTTGTTGCAACACTCAATACCTTTAAAGCCCCCCTGAGGGCGCTTTTTCGTATCAGGTACAAGCTCTCACCTGATTAGCCGGAGACGCGCCCCCCATTGCCATCAATAATCAGCTCACCATCTTCTTTTTTATATGGACCCGGCGGCCACTGAGCAAGCAAATCGAGAACCTGCTCACTTGGGCGACACAACTTAACGCCTTTTTCAGTGCACACAATAGGGCGATTGACTAATAGCGGATGCATCAACATTGCGTCCAAAATTGCCTCATCGCTCACGTCTTCATCTAATAAGCCAAGTTCTTTGGCCGGTGATTTAGTCGTGCGCAGGGCGGTTCGCGGTGAGAGATTAGCAGCCGCGAACAGGGCCAACAATTGTGGACGTGTCCAACCTTCCTCTAAGTATTCGATAACCTCAGGTTGATAACCAGCATCTTGAATAATACTCAGTACATTTCGCGATGTTCCACAAGCAGGGTTGTGATGTATAACGACCATAAATCTAGCGCTCCTATGTTCAGTAATTAACTAAATGAGTGACTATGCGCCTCAACACAAATTCGATATATCATATATATGAAATTTCGCATTTGATACTATAAAAGTCAATACATACGGTTAAGTCTAACGCTAACTTTCCATCGATATTATTGCTGGCGCCTAATAGAACCACCAGCACGCTTCTCTGTGGCTTGGATCCATAAGCAAACCATAATGAGCAGCATACCGAACCAACCCAAGGGAGAAATGACTTCGCCAACAATCAGTACAGCCAGAATAGCCGCGACAACAGGCTCCATTAA from the Paraglaciecola mesophila genome contains:
- the arsC gene encoding arsenate reductase (glutaredoxin) (This arsenate reductase requires both glutathione and glutaredoxin to convert arsenate to arsenite, after which the efflux transporter formed by ArsA and ArsB can extrude the arsenite from the cell, providing resistance.) is translated as MVVIHHNPACGTSRNVLSIIQDAGYQPEVIEYLEEGWTRPQLLALFAAANLSPRTALRTTKSPAKELGLLDEDVSDEAILDAMLMHPLLVNRPIVCTEKGVKLCRPSEQVLDLLAQWPPGPYKKEDGELIIDGNGGRVSG